From Halotia branconii CENA392, the proteins below share one genomic window:
- the trpD gene encoding anthranilate phosphoribosyltransferase has translation MTTSPIPTQQWYILLQQLIDGQSLSRTQATELMQGWLSEAVPPELSGAILTALNFRGVSADELTGMAEVLQSQCSPLRTDNSQLSTVIDTCGTGGDGSSTFNISTAIAFVAAAYGVPVAKHGNRSASSLTGSADVLEALGVNLNASSEKVQAALSQVGITFLFAPGWHPALKAVASLRRTLKIRTVFNLLGPLVNPLYPTGQVVGLFTPKLLATVAQALHNLGKQKAIVLHGRERLDEAGLGDVTDLAVLSGGEVQVTTLDPLDLDITPAPIGALRGGDVSENAAILKAVLQGKGTQAQQDAVALNASLALQVAGVIPLLDHAQGINVAREILQNGTPWAKLEQLVQFLKD, from the coding sequence ATGACAACCTCGCCAATTCCTACTCAACAATGGTATATCCTCCTGCAACAATTAATTGATGGCCAATCCTTATCCCGCACTCAAGCAACCGAATTGATGCAAGGATGGCTAAGTGAAGCAGTTCCCCCAGAATTATCAGGAGCAATTTTAACAGCACTGAACTTTAGAGGCGTTTCTGCTGATGAATTAACTGGAATGGCTGAGGTATTACAATCACAATGCTCACCCCTGAGAACTGATAACTCACAACTCAGTACAGTCATAGATACCTGTGGCACTGGTGGCGATGGTTCATCAACTTTTAATATTTCTACAGCCATTGCCTTTGTCGCCGCCGCTTATGGCGTACCCGTTGCCAAACATGGTAATCGTTCCGCATCAAGTCTGACAGGAAGTGCAGATGTTTTAGAAGCCTTGGGTGTAAACCTGAATGCCTCTAGCGAAAAAGTGCAAGCAGCACTATCACAAGTGGGGATCACTTTCTTATTTGCCCCTGGTTGGCATCCAGCATTGAAGGCAGTGGCTTCGTTACGCCGAACTCTAAAGATCCGAACGGTATTTAATTTGCTTGGGCCATTAGTCAATCCGTTGTATCCCACTGGGCAAGTTGTGGGGCTATTTACTCCTAAACTTTTGGCAACTGTTGCCCAAGCATTACACAATTTGGGTAAACAAAAAGCAATTGTTTTACATGGACGTGAAAGACTTGACGAAGCTGGGCTAGGAGATGTTACAGACTTGGCGGTGTTATCTGGAGGTGAAGTGCAAGTAACTACTCTTGATCCTCTGGATTTAGATATAACACCTGCTCCCATCGGTGCGCTGCGGGGTGGAGATGTCTCAGAAAACGCCGCAATTCTCAAAGCAGTACTGCAAGGTAAGGGTACTCAGGCACAACAAGATGCAGTCGCTTTAAATGCCTCTTTGGCGCTGCAAGTAGCGGGTGTTATCCCATTATTAGATCACGCCCAAGGTATTAATGTAGCTAGGGAGATCCTACAGAACGGTACTCCTTGGGCAAAATTGGAGCAATTAGTCCAGTTTCTGAAGGATTGA
- the ribH gene encoding 6,7-dimethyl-8-ribityllumazine synthase — MAVFEGTFTQTEPLRFAVVIGRFNDLVTGKLLEGCQDCLKRHGVDPNPHGNQVDYVWVPGSFEVPIVARQLALSHRYDAVICLGAVIRGQTPHFDLVSSEAAKGIASASFQTGVPVIFGILTVDTMQQALERAGIKGNHGWDYALNALEMASLMRQLRSNLAEPYSHNPQSLPASFQGASVGNLTANSEEID, encoded by the coding sequence ATGGCGGTTTTCGAGGGAACTTTTACTCAAACAGAACCTTTGCGTTTTGCAGTGGTTATTGGTCGATTTAATGACCTTGTTACCGGAAAACTGTTAGAGGGATGTCAAGATTGCCTGAAACGCCACGGCGTAGACCCCAATCCCCACGGTAATCAAGTGGACTACGTTTGGGTTCCTGGAAGTTTTGAAGTGCCAATTGTGGCTCGCCAATTAGCACTTTCCCATCGTTATGATGCTGTAATTTGTCTTGGTGCTGTAATTAGAGGGCAAACACCCCACTTCGATTTAGTATCCTCTGAAGCTGCCAAAGGAATTGCCTCTGCTAGTTTTCAGACCGGAGTTCCTGTAATTTTTGGTATTTTGACAGTAGACACTATGCAGCAAGCCTTAGAACGGGCAGGTATTAAAGGTAATCATGGCTGGGATTATGCTCTAAATGCCCTAGAAATGGCTAGTCTCATGCGACAATTGCGTTCTAATCTAGCAGAGCCATATTCACATAATCCTCAATCGTTGCCGGCTTCTTTCCAGGGTGCTAGTGTTGGTAATTTAACTGCAAACTCAGAAGAAATAGACTGA
- a CDS encoding acyl-CoA desaturase → MTIATSTKPQINWVNTLFFLGLHIGALFAFVPGNFSWSAVGVALLLYWISGGLGITLGFHRLVTHRSFQTPKWLEYFLVFCGTLACQGGPIEWIGTHRIHHVHSDTDPDPHDSNKGFWWSHIGWLIYHSPSHADVPRFTKDIAEDPVYQFLQKYFILIQVALGLLLMFLGGWPFVVWGIFVRIVWVYHCTWLVNSATHKFGYRSHQTSDRSTNCWWVAVLVFGEGWHNNHHAFQYSARHGLQWWEIDLTWMTIQLLQVLGLATNVKLAGTKQ, encoded by the coding sequence ATGACTATTGCTACTTCGACTAAACCTCAAATCAACTGGGTGAATACCCTATTTTTCCTTGGTCTACACATCGGCGCTTTGTTTGCTTTTGTTCCTGGTAACTTTAGCTGGTCAGCAGTTGGTGTGGCTTTGTTGCTTTACTGGATAAGTGGTGGTCTAGGCATTACCTTAGGATTTCATCGCCTTGTCACCCATCGCAGTTTTCAGACTCCCAAATGGCTGGAGTATTTCTTGGTTTTTTGCGGGACATTGGCCTGTCAAGGAGGGCCAATTGAGTGGATCGGGACACATCGCATTCATCATGTACATTCTGATACTGACCCTGATCCCCATGATTCCAATAAAGGCTTTTGGTGGAGTCATATCGGTTGGTTAATTTATCACTCTCCCTCTCATGCTGATGTTCCTCGCTTCACCAAAGACATTGCCGAAGACCCAGTTTATCAGTTTTTACAGAAATATTTTATTTTGATCCAGGTAGCTCTGGGTTTATTGCTAATGTTTCTAGGTGGCTGGCCTTTTGTGGTTTGGGGCATCTTTGTTCGTATTGTCTGGGTTTATCACTGCACTTGGTTAGTAAATAGCGCTACCCATAAATTTGGCTATCGCAGTCACCAAACGAGCGATCGCTCCACTAATTGTTGGTGGGTAGCTGTATTAGTTTTCGGCGAAGGCTGGCATAATAATCACCATGCCTTTCAATACTCAGCTCGTCACGGGCTGCAATGGTGGGAAATCGATTTGACTTGGATGACAATTCAATTGCTACAAGTACTCGGTTTAGCTACTAATGTGAAACTTGCCGGCACAAAGCAATAA
- a CDS encoding glutamate-5-semialdehyde dehydrogenase: MTLEVLDDYPEPITSAKRAYQASLKLGFTKGADRSRAVLAMAEAIERSFDDILEANTLDLEASKEMAVPELILDWLKLTPTRLETTVEILQRLGELSDPLRRVRNADYQLEDSQSYTQLMPLGVIGFIYEAFPDLGAIAAGFCIKTGNSIILKGGAEASHSNTVIAEVLQSAIAEVNLPPGCIEIITAEHGASIRDLVTQDQYLSLVIPYGRSSLVQQVMRQASYPVLKSAMGNCYLYWSLNASLEIVRWMITDSHQSEPDPVNAIEKVLIHRQAMPSSLAVLWNSLKEKGFEIKGDEELVEAFPQLHLAKEGEWGTAYLTKTIAFKLVDSLEEAIAWINQHSSGHADCIVTESYQESRQFALGVNSASTYINTSPRFSRNPSRGDSVFLGMSNQKGHRRGFISLETLTTVKHIVQGNGRF, from the coding sequence ATGACCCTTGAAGTTTTAGATGATTACCCTGAACCAATTACTAGCGCTAAACGCGCTTATCAAGCTTCCCTAAAGTTGGGGTTCACAAAGGGAGCAGACCGTAGTCGTGCTGTGTTGGCGATGGCTGAGGCGATTGAGCGCTCATTTGACGACATTTTAGAAGCCAACACTTTGGATCTAGAAGCCAGCAAAGAAATGGCAGTGCCAGAGTTGATTTTGGATTGGCTAAAGTTGACTCCCACTCGGCTAGAAACAACAGTGGAAATTCTCCAACGGTTAGGAGAACTATCAGATCCACTGCGACGAGTCAGGAATGCTGATTATCAACTAGAAGACTCCCAAAGTTACACTCAGTTAATGCCTTTGGGAGTGATTGGATTTATTTATGAGGCATTTCCTGATTTAGGAGCGATCGCGGCGGGGTTTTGTATTAAAACTGGTAACAGTATCATTCTCAAAGGCGGTGCTGAGGCTAGCCATTCCAACACGGTAATTGCTGAAGTATTACAAAGTGCGATCGCTGAAGTTAATCTACCGCCAGGCTGTATAGAAATCATCACGGCCGAACATGGTGCTTCCATTCGGGATTTAGTTACTCAAGACCAGTATCTCAGCTTAGTGATTCCCTACGGGCGTTCTAGCTTGGTACAGCAAGTAATGCGGCAAGCAAGCTACCCAGTTTTAAAGTCAGCGATGGGCAATTGTTACCTTTACTGGTCGCTCAATGCGAGTTTAGAGATAGTACGTTGGATGATTACCGATAGCCATCAAAGTGAACCAGATCCAGTTAATGCCATCGAAAAAGTCCTAATTCATCGCCAAGCCATGCCCTCGTCTTTAGCAGTTCTGTGGAACAGCTTGAAAGAAAAAGGTTTTGAAATCAAAGGCGACGAAGAATTAGTAGAGGCGTTTCCCCAATTGCATTTAGCTAAAGAAGGCGAATGGGGAACCGCTTATTTAACCAAGACAATAGCTTTTAAATTAGTGGATAGTTTAGAAGAAGCGATCGCCTGGATTAATCAACACAGCAGCGGTCATGCTGACTGCATCGTCACTGAATCTTACCAGGAAAGTCGCCAGTTTGCTTTAGGAGTGAACAGCGCTTCTACATACATCAACACTTCCCCACGGTTTTCCCGCAATCCCTCGCGGGGAGACTCAGTATTTTTGGGTATGTCTAATCAAAAAGGCCACCGCCGGGGATTTATTAGTTTAGAAACTCTAACGACAGTTAAACATATTGTTCAGGGAAATGGTCGGTTTTAG
- a CDS encoding fatty acid desaturase family protein, with translation MTQTQPKITFTKNYGFRKELNKRVDAYFQSRNIPTRDNPAMYLKTVMILGWVIAAWTFTLFGPPQIWLKVISCVVLGLGIAGVGFSIGHDANHGGYSRKKWVNNTIGSLYDIIGLSSYLWKFRHNYLHHTFTNILEHDVEIHGDGLVRMTPYMEHKWYHSFQHIFILFIYTVIPIYWSIADIHLILFKRKYHSHAIPTPKPLEMLILFGGKVIWLGLFLGIPLAVGYTPIQTIVGFLITYMTYGLVICIVFMLAHVLEPAEFIQPDAETNQIDDEWAIFQIRTTVDFAPKNQFLNWYLGGLNYQVIHHLFPQVCHIHYPKIALILAEVCEEFEVKYNVYPTFISALASNFSWLKRMGEANTDYSAMSLVENLPR, from the coding sequence ATGACACAGACACAACCAAAAATAACTTTTACTAAAAACTACGGTTTTAGAAAAGAACTAAACAAACGAGTTGATGCTTATTTTCAGTCTAGGAACATTCCTACTAGAGATAATCCCGCGATGTACCTCAAAACGGTAATGATTTTGGGATGGGTAATTGCTGCGTGGACATTTACTCTTTTTGGCCCGCCACAAATTTGGCTCAAAGTAATTAGCTGTGTTGTCTTAGGGTTAGGTATTGCTGGTGTCGGTTTTAGTATAGGTCATGATGCTAATCATGGCGGTTATTCTCGTAAAAAATGGGTAAATAATACTATAGGTTCGCTCTACGACATAATTGGCTTATCTAGTTATTTATGGAAATTTAGGCATAATTATTTACATCATACTTTCACCAATATATTAGAGCATGATGTAGAAATACACGGTGATGGATTAGTGCGGATGACTCCCTACATGGAGCATAAATGGTATCATTCATTTCAACACATATTCATTTTATTTATATATACAGTAATCCCAATTTATTGGTCGATTGCTGATATTCATCTAATTTTGTTTAAGCGCAAATATCATTCCCATGCAATCCCTACACCTAAACCACTAGAGATGCTTATCTTGTTCGGTGGGAAAGTTATTTGGTTAGGGCTTTTCTTAGGAATACCCTTAGCAGTAGGTTATACTCCTATTCAAACTATTGTGGGATTTCTCATTACTTACATGACTTATGGGCTAGTGATTTGCATAGTTTTCATGCTGGCTCATGTTCTAGAACCAGCAGAGTTTATTCAACCTGATGCTGAAACAAATCAAATAGATGATGAATGGGCTATTTTTCAAATCAGAACAACTGTTGATTTTGCTCCTAAGAATCAATTTTTAAACTGGTATCTTGGCGGACTTAATTATCAAGTCATACACCATTTATTTCCCCAGGTTTGCCATATCCATTATCCAAAAATAGCTCTAATATTAGCAGAAGTATGTGAAGAATTTGAGGTCAAGTACAATGTTTATCCAACATTTATATCAGCACTGGCTTCTAATTTTTCTTGGCTAAAACGTATGGGAGAGGCAAATACAGATTATTCAGCTATGTCTCTGGTAGAGAATTTACCTCGTTAA
- a CDS encoding Coenzyme F420 hydrogenase/dehydrogenase, beta subunit C-terminal domain, with translation MTSVYPHKKAKALKPTSRRPAKELCSECGLCDTYYIHYVKEACAFINQQIGELEEQTHRRSRDLDNANELYFGVHQDMMAARKQQPIEGAQWTGIVSSIAIEMLNRGLVEGVVCVQNTKEDRFQPMPVIALTPEEILAARVNKPTLSPNLSILEQIEQSGMKRLLVIGVGCQIQALRAVEKQLGLEKLYVLGTPCVDNVTRDGLQKFLETTSRSPDTVVHYEFMQDFRVHFKHEDGSTETVPFFGLKTNKLKDVFAPSCMSCFDYVNSLADLVVGYMGAPFGWQWIVVRNDTGKEMLDLVQDQLDTQPVMSQGNRQEAVQQSIPAYDKGVTLPMWAAKLMGVVIERIGPKGLEYARFSIDSHFTRNYLYVKRNHPKKLEGHVPEYAKRIVGQYKLPEE, from the coding sequence ATGACCTCAGTTTATCCTCACAAAAAAGCCAAAGCTCTTAAACCTACTAGCCGCCGCCCTGCTAAAGAACTTTGTAGCGAATGCGGATTGTGCGATACATATTATATTCATTATGTCAAGGAAGCTTGTGCTTTTATTAATCAGCAAATAGGCGAACTTGAAGAACAAACTCACAGGCGATCGCGCGATCTCGATAACGCCAATGAACTCTACTTTGGTGTTCATCAAGACATGATGGCGGCGCGAAAACAGCAGCCCATCGAAGGCGCACAATGGACGGGTATTGTTAGCAGCATCGCCATTGAAATGCTGAATCGCGGTTTAGTAGAAGGTGTTGTCTGTGTCCAAAACACCAAAGAAGACCGCTTTCAACCCATGCCTGTGATTGCTCTTACCCCAGAAGAAATACTAGCAGCACGAGTAAATAAACCAACACTTTCACCCAACCTTTCTATTTTGGAACAGATAGAACAATCGGGAATGAAGCGATTATTGGTAATTGGTGTTGGTTGCCAAATTCAAGCTTTGCGAGCCGTAGAAAAACAACTGGGTTTAGAAAAACTATATGTTTTAGGTACACCTTGCGTAGATAATGTTACCCGCGACGGACTGCAAAAATTCTTAGAAACCACCAGTCGATCGCCTGATACTGTTGTACATTACGAATTTATGCAAGATTTTCGGGTTCACTTCAAACATGAAGACGGATCAACAGAAACCGTACCTTTCTTTGGTTTGAAAACTAACAAACTTAAAGATGTCTTTGCTCCTTCCTGCATGAGTTGCTTTGATTACGTTAACTCCTTGGCAGATTTAGTCGTTGGTTATATGGGCGCACCCTTTGGCTGGCAGTGGATTGTAGTCAGAAATGATACTGGTAAAGAAATGCTGGACTTGGTGCAAGACCAGTTAGATACTCAGCCAGTGATGTCTCAAGGAAATCGTCAAGAAGCTGTACAGCAAAGTATTCCTGCTTATGATAAGGGTGTGACTTTGCCGATGTGGGCGGCGAAACTCATGGGTGTGGTGATTGAAAGAATTGGGCCGAAGGGTTTGGAGTATGCGCGGTTTTCGATTGATTCGCACTTTACTAGGAATTATTTGTATGTGAAGCGGAATCATCCCAAGAAGTTGGAGGGGCATGTGCCGGAGTATGCTAAGCGGATTGTGGGGCAGTATAAGTTGCCGGAAGAATAG
- a CDS encoding GxxExxY protein, with the protein MNENEIAKMVVDAAYKIHVSLGPGLLESVYQAVLEYELRKRGLQVEAERPIPVVYEDVHLEVGFRADLIVEDKVIIELKSVEAVHPVHKKQLLTYLSLANKRLGLLINFGALLIKDGISRVVNNL; encoded by the coding sequence ATGAATGAAAATGAAATTGCGAAGATGGTTGTTGATGCTGCATACAAGATTCACGTAAGTTTGGGACCTGGATTATTGGAGTCTGTGTATCAGGCTGTTTTGGAATATGAGTTACGGAAACGAGGATTGCAGGTGGAGGCAGAGCGACCCATACCTGTTGTTTATGAAGATGTACATTTGGAGGTAGGTTTTCGTGCAGACCTTATTGTTGAAGACAAGGTGATTATCGAACTCAAATCAGTAGAAGCAGTTCATCCAGTACACAAGAAACAACTATTAACGTATCTTAGTCTTGCTAACAAACGCCTTGGCTTGCTGATCAATTTTGGAGCTTTGCTGATCAAAGACGGTATCTCACGAGTTGTCAATAACTTATAA
- a CDS encoding aminotransferase class I/II-fold pyridoxal phosphate-dependent enzyme gives MNSLEQLRQAEQALLEIFSGIDAQVKHNLKRVLNAFRNHRVGAHHFAGVSGYGHDDLGRETLDKVFAEVMGAEAAAVRVQFVSGTHAIACALFGVLRPGDEMLAVVGSPYDTLEEVIGLRGQGQGSLIEFGINYRQLELTTDGKIDWQALNTNVADNTRLVLIQRSCGYSWRSSLSIADIEKIIHIVKQQNPNTVCFVDNCYGEFIETKEPTNVGADLMAGSLIKNPGGTIVNAGGYVAGRADLVEAAACRLTAPGIGSYGGATFDQNRLLFQGLFLAPQMVGEAMKGTYLTGYVFDKLGYPVNPAPLAPRGDVIQAIKLGSAAKLIAFCKAIQQHSPVGSYLDPVPDDMPGYESQVVMAGGTFIEGSTLEFSADGPLREPYVVYCQGGTHWTHIAIALEAAMDAVGEA, from the coding sequence ATGAACAGCTTGGAGCAGCTGCGGCAAGCAGAACAGGCACTGTTAGAAATTTTTTCTGGAATTGACGCACAGGTCAAGCATAATCTGAAACGAGTCCTAAATGCTTTTCGTAATCACCGTGTAGGCGCACATCATTTTGCTGGTGTCAGTGGTTACGGCCACGATGATTTAGGACGAGAAACTTTAGATAAAGTTTTCGCCGAAGTTATGGGCGCAGAAGCAGCGGCCGTGCGAGTGCAGTTTGTTTCGGGAACTCATGCGATCGCTTGTGCTTTATTTGGTGTACTCCGTCCTGGAGATGAGATGTTAGCAGTGGTCGGTTCTCCCTACGATACGCTCGAAGAAGTCATTGGTTTAAGGGGTCAAGGACAAGGCTCCCTAATCGAGTTTGGCATAAATTACCGCCAATTAGAGCTAACTACGGACGGAAAGATAGATTGGCAAGCTTTAAATACTAACGTGGCTGATAACACCCGTTTAGTGTTAATTCAACGCTCTTGCGGCTATTCTTGGCGATCAAGTTTATCAATTGCCGACATAGAAAAAATTATCCACATAGTTAAACAGCAAAACCCCAACACAGTTTGCTTTGTAGATAACTGCTACGGCGAATTTATCGAAACCAAAGAACCCACCAATGTAGGTGCTGACTTGATGGCGGGATCGCTGATCAAAAATCCTGGCGGTACGATCGTCAACGCTGGTGGATATGTCGCCGGTCGCGCCGATTTAGTAGAAGCGGCCGCTTGTCGTCTAACTGCTCCTGGTATCGGTAGTTACGGCGGTGCGACCTTTGATCAAAATCGGTTGTTATTTCAAGGGTTGTTTTTAGCCCCACAGATGGTAGGAGAGGCGATGAAGGGAACTTACCTAACCGGTTATGTTTTTGACAAACTAGGTTATCCCGTAAATCCTGCGCCCCTTGCTCCTCGTGGGGATGTGATTCAGGCGATTAAACTTGGTTCTGCTGCCAAGCTAATTGCTTTCTGTAAAGCCATACAACAGCATTCTCCTGTTGGTTCTTATTTAGACCCCGTTCCCGATGATATGCCGGGGTACGAGAGCCAAGTAGTCATGGCTGGTGGGACATTTATTGAGGGTAGTACTTTGGAGTTTTCTGCGGATGGCCCTTTGCGTGAGCCTTATGTGGTTTATTGCCAAGGCGGGACTCACTGGACTCATATTGCGATCGCCTTGGAGGCGGCGATGGATGCTGTGGGAGAAGCTTAA
- a CDS encoding XisI protein, whose product MDKKLKYQKIIKKILTEIAKYRASIPDGYDSRLLFDDERGSYLVLDIGWSNDKYLHTTPVHIDLIDHKIWIQYDDTEEGIANDLIAAGVPTQDIILGFRHPKVRPYTNFAVS is encoded by the coding sequence ATGGATAAGAAATTAAAATATCAAAAAATTATCAAAAAAATATTAACAGAAATAGCAAAATATCGCGCTTCTATACCTGATGGTTATGATTCACGATTATTATTTGATGATGAGAGAGGAAGTTATTTAGTTTTAGACATTGGTTGGAGTAATGATAAATATCTACATACAACACCTGTTCATATAGACTTAATTGATCACAAAATTTGGATTCAATATGATGATACAGAAGAAGGTATTGCAAATGATTTAATAGCAGCAGGTGTTCCTACACAGGATATTATACTTGGTTTTCGTCATCCTAAAGTTCGACCATATACAAACTTTGCTGTCAGCTAA
- the psbZ gene encoding photosystem II reaction center protein PsbZ produces the protein MTIIFQFALIALVALSFVLVVGVPVAYATPQNWVESKKLLWLGSAAWIALVLLVGLLNFFVV, from the coding sequence ATGACGATAATATTCCAATTTGCTTTGATAGCTCTGGTAGCTTTGTCTTTTGTTCTGGTTGTTGGCGTTCCTGTTGCTTATGCAACTCCGCAAAACTGGGTTGAATCTAAAAAGCTGCTCTGGCTTGGTTCTGCGGCTTGGATTGCTTTGGTGCTTTTAGTTGGTCTGTTAAACTTTTTTGTTGTTTAA
- a CDS encoding fatty acid desaturase, with product MTTSIINSQQLSEDLSDSNLRLKDIIKTLPRECFQQNRRKAWTQVLFSVFMVGLGYYILAIAPWFLLPFAWILTGTALTGFFVIAHDCGHRSFAKRRWVNDLVGHFFMMPLIYPFHSWRIKHNYHHTHTNKLDEDNAWHPIRPEVFESWDKSRQFAFEGFMRKRLWWVGSIGHWAVVHFDWRNFKTKDQSSIKLSVAVVVIFAAIAFPLLIATTGIWGFVKFWLVPWLVYHFWMSTFTIVHHTASDVPFVAANKWNEALAQLSGTIHCDYPRWIEILCHDINVHVPHHLSTAIPSYNLRLAYSSIKENWQPYLHDECQFSWSLMKQIVDQCQLYTTDVGYKSFNEYYAER from the coding sequence ATGACTACATCAATAATTAACAGCCAGCAGCTAAGTGAAGACCTTAGTGATTCCAACCTAAGGCTTAAAGATATTATCAAAACGCTGCCACGGGAATGTTTTCAGCAAAACCGTCGCAAAGCTTGGACTCAAGTTTTGTTCAGTGTTTTTATGGTTGGTTTAGGCTACTATATTCTGGCGATCGCTCCTTGGTTTCTCTTGCCCTTTGCCTGGATTTTGACTGGCACTGCTTTAACAGGTTTTTTTGTCATTGCTCATGATTGTGGTCATCGATCATTCGCCAAACGTCGTTGGGTAAATGATTTGGTGGGGCATTTTTTCATGATGCCGTTAATTTACCCTTTTCATAGTTGGCGGATTAAGCACAATTATCACCATACTCATACCAACAAGCTGGATGAGGATAACGCTTGGCATCCCATTAGACCAGAAGTTTTTGAAAGTTGGGATAAAAGTAGGCAATTTGCCTTTGAAGGGTTTATGCGTAAACGCCTCTGGTGGGTAGGTTCCATTGGACATTGGGCTGTTGTGCATTTTGATTGGCGGAACTTCAAAACGAAAGACCAATCAAGTATCAAGCTTTCTGTGGCTGTTGTCGTGATTTTTGCTGCGATCGCCTTTCCTTTACTCATTGCTACAACTGGTATTTGGGGATTTGTCAAGTTTTGGCTTGTACCCTGGCTGGTCTACCATTTTTGGATGAGTACTTTTACTATTGTTCACCATACTGCCTCAGATGTGCCTTTTGTGGCAGCGAATAAATGGAACGAGGCTTTAGCACAGCTATCTGGTACTATTCACTGCGATTATCCCCGGTGGATAGAAATCCTCTGCCACGACATCAATGTTCATGTCCCACATCACCTTTCTACTGCAATTCCTTCTTATAATTTGCGGCTAGCATATAGCAGCATTAAAGAAAATTGGCAGCCTTATTTGCATGATGAATGTCAGTTTTCTTGGTCTTTAATGAAGCAAATTGTAGACCAATGTCAACTGTACACAACTGATGTTGGTTATAAGTCTTTCAATGAATATTATGCAGAACGATAA
- a CDS encoding Uma2 family endonuclease, translating into MALTIKDVERLQQKLQGDEQDYQIELQEGNILVMGPSDIESSEIGAELIRLLGNWIKPRKLGRIFDSSGGFIMPNTDLRAPDVSFVAATRLKRPVRDFGQLVPDLIVEIKSKSDRISKLEDKVKLFLELGARVGILINPDELTVSVYRPNGKIEVLAGDDKLTIIELFPGWEIAISELWPPVFE; encoded by the coding sequence ATGGCTCTCACCATTAAAGATGTAGAAAGATTACAACAAAAGCTACAAGGAGATGAGCAGGACTACCAAATAGAACTGCAAGAAGGCAATATTTTAGTTATGGGACCATCGGATATAGAGTCTAGCGAAATTGGAGCTGAGTTAATCAGACTATTAGGTAATTGGATAAAACCCCGTAAGCTTGGACGCATATTTGACTCAAGTGGTGGGTTTATTATGCCAAATACTGATTTACGCGCTCCTGATGTTTCTTTTGTGGCTGCGACTAGACTAAAACGTCCTGTTAGAGATTTTGGTCAGTTAGTACCTGATTTGATTGTAGAAATAAAATCTAAATCAGATAGAATTTCTAAATTGGAAGATAAAGTCAAATTATTTTTAGAGTTAGGCGCAAGAGTAGGAATATTAATTAATCCAGATGAGTTAACTGTGAGCGTATATCGCCCCAATGGTAAGATTGAAGTTTTAGCGGGTGACGATAAATTAACTATTATTGAGTTATTTCCTGGTTGGGAAATTGCAATTTCTGAATTATGGCCGCCTGTATTTGAGTAA
- a CDS encoding element excision factor XisH family protein, producing the protein MSRRDIYHNTVKLALQKAGWTITHDPFPLQIGNKRLSTDLGAERLISAEKGTEKIVVEVKSFVGESDVKDLEQALGQYVLYRQILNEIGEKRDLYLAVSRPVFNNVFTIELGQILIKNQIIKLIVFDDVVEEIVKWIRN; encoded by the coding sequence ATGTCAAGACGAGATATCTATCACAATACAGTTAAACTTGCTTTACAAAAAGCAGGTTGGACAATTACACATGATCCCTTTCCTCTCCAAATAGGTAATAAACGTTTATCTACTGACTTAGGTGCGGAACGTTTAATTAGTGCGGAGAAAGGAACAGAAAAAATAGTTGTAGAAGTCAAGAGTTTTGTGGGTGAATCAGATGTTAAAGATTTGGAACAGGCGTTAGGACAGTATGTTTTATACAGACAAATACTTAATGAGATTGGAGAAAAACGAGATTTATATCTAGCAGTTTCTCGACCAGTTTTTAATAATGTGTTTACTATAGAATTAGGACAGATTTTAATTAAAAACCAAATTATCAAATTGATTGTATTTGATGATGTAGTCGAAGAGATAGTAAAATGGATAAGAAATTAA